GACGCCATggtgggcgcgggcgcgaggtCGGTGATGGTCCCGGAGAGCGCAGGGCCGGAGGTCGTCGATGTCGTGGCCGCGGTCGGCGCGCCCGTCGCTGTGGAGAGCGTGGTACCCCAAGCAGAGAGGCTGCGGCGAGACGTCCCTGACGACGACGAAGAGGAGCGGGCAGCCGGCAGTGTCGACGACGTGGGATCCGTAGCGGTCTCGAAGCCCTCGTATCCCGGCGCCGCAGTCGTGGACCGGCGCCAGGCCTGCCCGCTGTTGAGACCTCCACCTCCGCGGCGCCGGCCTTGCCCGCTGTTGAGACCTCCACCTCCGCGCGCTGCGGCGCGAGAGGATCTCTGCGCGAGGAGAGTGGCGCCGTTGGGAATGGGAACGCCCTTGGAGCCCCATGCCGTGGTGACGTACGCGGGCGTGCTCGCAGCGGCTCGGGAGGACGAGGCGGCTGTCGCGACTCCGAGCGCGGTGCCCTTGCCCGAAGAGAGGATGCTGGGGAGGGTAGGGAAGTCGTCGGCGTCGGAGAGGACGGGAAGTCGGCGTGGGCCGCCCCTCCCGCAGCTGGCATGGGAGGTGGTCGAGGTCGAGCAGGTAGCCGCTGGCGCCTTGCCCAACGCCCTGGTGGTGGCGGGAGGCGAGGTTCCCCTCCCCCTGGCCCTGGCGGGGAGCAGCGGGAAGTCGGCGTCGGAGTGGACGGGAGCGGCGTGGGCGATCGTCGAGGAGGAAGCCGACGAGCaggtggcgggcggcgcgacgcCGAACTCGGTGTCCCCGTCCTGGGTGCGGGTGGTGGGGAGGGGCGCCCCGTGGGAGTCGGAGAGGACGGGCGTGGCCTCCGAGCTGCCGTGGGAGGcagtcgaggaggaggcggacgacgacgacgccatgGTTTTTCGCGTGTTGCTGGGAGGGGGGAGAAGGGTTCGAATTGctgtgaggggaggggaggacaGCTTTAAAGGGAAGCCGTGATGATATGGCACCGTGGCAAGAGGCGGTTGCTCCTTGACACGGCGGAGGCCAGCacgcgctgcggcggcgctgcttgGATTGTGTGTGTTGTGGGGATGGCTGGGCATTGCTGAGAATGAACTGATTGCATTTGAGACTAACAGTATAAGAGAAATTTCCTCAACTGAGGGAAAATTAATTTGTGAAGAAACTCAAGCACGACAGAACTGAATTGTTCAGTAGCAAGTTCTGCTGTTAAAATTGGAGAGAAAACATAGTGCCAACTGGGAATTGAAAGCAACTCTGAACGCAGGCCGACCAGCGCACCAAGTCGCAAAACAGTATGAGCAACTCTTAAAATGGAACAGTGTAGTCACTAGTCACCAAACATTATGTTAACATCAGCCGGGAATAACTTCGTAAAGTCTTTCAGAACTGTACCTATCACAATGTAAGCAGCGATAATTAGTGAATCGGTCTAACGAACTCTTGAGAGTCTGAATCACTTTGACACGACAGTGAAACTAGCACTACACATGGAATTAGAAGAACATAATGGCAGCAGCTTAGAGGGAATTACGGAGTAGAAAGATTATGCAGGGGCAGACATTGCATATACAGACGCAGGGTATTACAATGCGATTCAAAGTTGAGCGTACAACACAAACTAGAGCTCAGATCCACCTGAAATTCGTTCTCAAGCTGATGGGGAAACATCTTCAGTTATCATACATACCGAACAAAGAAACAGTTGATACCAGCAGTAGCATCATGGAACCGGAATGCAAGAAAAACAATGCGAAGCAACCAGAAATGCTATCAGAACAAGAGCCAGCAAAGCAGGCCGCAACAATTTCAGAACGACTAGTCATATATTCATTATGTTCAACAGCCAAATCTACAGGAATTTGGCACTCACGAAAAATATCCGACTTAGCTTTTCCAGATTTCTGATTGGAGCACAAAGAAATGGTACAGACGTTAGCTTTTCCAAATTTCTGATTGGAGCACAAAGAAATGGTACAGACTTGCACATCCATCGTCAAGAATCTATTAGCTGTCGTCAGAACATTGGTCTGATCCCAAGAAGGAACAGATCACCGTTTCTTGGCACATCGGAGAATGTAGAGACAAAAACGGCAAAAGAATCCTGCGACCTCTCCGGGAACCTCTCCAGATCGCCCAACAAGACACGCCAACAACCCAACATCGTTCCATCAAGCCCGATTCTGCATGCCTACGGCGACGACCGTGGTCGACTGGTCATCACTACTCCGACAttggcgacggcagcggtggctCCTCGCTTAACGCCATCGTCAAAAGCGGGACCCCCGAAGACGAAGCTGACGGTGACGGCGCCTCGCGCTAGAGAGGATCCTCCTCCAAATCCTTCGGTGCCGATGTCGCGGCGCCTTCCCCGGCAGGGGGATCCAAGCTTCTTTGGTGCGGTGGATTGTTGACGACGGGGTTTAGCTTCCGAGTTTGTTACTCGGCGGTTACAGGGTGGGCCCTGGTTCTCAGTTCCCGATGCCAGAACCGCTGCAGAGATTTCACCGGACAAGTCACGTGGTAGGCAGGCTCTAGGCTGGCACGACACGTGTGTATTGCGGCAGCTACAGCCTACAGCCAGGCAATGCACAGATATGCCTCTTGACATGAATCGAACATCCCACAGACCAAAACTCGATTGGAGAAACCAAAAGGTTTGGCTTGCAAAATCTATAGGAGTTCGGCGCATCATATattctgaaaagaaaaaaaaaactagtgacTACAATGCAAATGTGCACGATTCTGAATGCATATCGACGAACACGCTAAGCGGCCGAACAGCATGACCAGATCTGAAAAGTGAAAACTGAACACTGTCACACTGAACGTAGTCACAAAAACTCAAACCATCACAATTAACATCAGGGAATAACTTTGCGAAGTTTTTGAGAGCTCTACGCGTCACAAAGTAAGCAGTGGTAATAATTCATTAAAGAGCAAATCAGACTCGGTCTATAAATTCTGAATTGCTTTGACACTATCTTTTTTACAGTACAAACACAAATGCTACCCAACTCTACGAGCATCTTAAAAGATTGAGTTGGCAGATCACCGATGGACATATCGTCTAACACTAAAATAATAACACCATTCAAATCCTACCCAACCCTACGAGCATCTTAAGAGATTGAGCCGGTAGATCACCGATGGACATATCGCCAAACACTAAAATAATAACACCATTCAAATCCTAGAATAGATCTGTAAAAAAATAAGCATCCCTGTCGAGTCAACAGCTCAAACTCGGATTGGCATGTTCCACTGTAAGTAACATTTCCGGCTGAGCTACACTCAGTTCGACAAGCTTTGACACTCTTGATACCAAAATTAGAGAGCTTTCGTTTCTGACAATCAAAACCTATTAATTGTACCGGAGACTTGCATACACTACTCAATGGAAAGGATTGACTGGATTAATAAAACATCGTCACTGATACTTATAATGCAGTCACTTTAAAAGAAGAGTGGCAccgaaatttgaatttcaaatgaaAGCTAACTGATTGTGTCTGCCACCAGCAGTATAAACAATATATTGTGAAGCTTAATTAACCAGGAATCCGAATAAATTTGTTCAACCGAAAGCCTCAAGCAAATGAGGCTGATGAATATAAACACTCTATTGTTGGACAAACAATAAGAAAAACTAAAATGAAGTCAAAATGAATCAAACTAGCTAGGGAACAAACCAGCTAGGCTTAGTTGAGCACTTGCGAATATCCTCTGGTGAGCTGTATACGCACTCCAATCTATTATCCTGCATGCTGTGGCAGTAGGCCGCAATGGTAAACGGCACCTGCTGCAACTGTAATGGACAGTGCTCGTCGTGGACATAGTAGATCCGAGTTCCGCTGTTGGCGCTATGTCCCCGAAAGGTGTTGTGGTATCCATCCATGAACAGTTCGTAATTGCCAGCGTCTGTTACCTTGAGCCAGGCGAGACCGTCAGGCGTAGAGCGTAACTCGAAGATGCTGAAGGCCACTGGCCGGAAAGACCTGACGGTAGTCCTGACCAAAACCAACTTTTGGGGCAACGCAACAAGATGGATATAGTTGAACTCTTCGAACCGATTACGATGAGTACCAATGCAGTACATCCTGTTGCCAAGATACGAGTAGTACATCCCCGGCGGCTTCGGGACCAGGTGGAGGACGTCGAGCGTCGCGGCGTCGTACACCGCCATCTTGCCGTTGGTATCCAGGCCGAACATCTTGCCGTCGTGGTAGGCGAAGTCGGAGAAGCCGGAGCCGAGGGGGATGGGCTTCTCCACCTTGGTCCAGGCCGCGTCTCCAGGGCGGCAGAAAAGCATGCCCGTTTCCCCCACCAGCACCGCGTGGTACATCATGACCGTCATGCCCGCCACCGCTGCCGGGGCGTCGGGCAGGGCATGAACGGCGAAGCGGAAGAAACCCGTGAATTCGAGGTCGCCGGCGATCCTCGGTACCCTGTTGGTACGCTGCACGTAAGGTACCCTGTTGGTACGCTGGCGATCTCCGAAGACAACGTTGAGCGCGGGCAGGGCAGCCGTCgccaggggcgaagctagagctCGGATGACCCTGGTGCACTGCTTTAACATTGTATTCCTTTGCCTATATGTTATGTatatcaaattttttttacaatggtTGGGGGAGAAATAGACGGCTCACGACATTATTAGTACATCCATTCTTAGGCCCTCCATACCTCCACAGTGTACAAGTGATGCCTGAAAATTAGAAGGGCCCTGCGGCAGGAAACAGGAATTGACGGGATCAGCTGCAGCGTGAGAAAAACTGGGCACTGTCTGTTTGGTTAGCGCACTAATGGTTAGTGCTAACAATTAGTGCGAAGGAATTTTACTagtaaataaatttatttaaaaacctATTTTAAAGATGGGTGTAATTTCGCCAGACGAATCCAATGAACACAAAGTAACTGGGGACGGACGAGGAAATGGCGGGATCGGAGGTTGGAGCGAGCACGCGAGAGTAGCTATTGTGCCGGAGAAGAAGCACAGTACCAAAgctgggaggaagaagaaatgctTAAGATTGTCCCATGAAGATCCTATGATATATGCTTATTAGGGAGTTAAAAATTAGGCGCTAGCGCAATAATATGTCCCTAAATATGTATATGTGTTAATATGAGAATTTAAAATAGAAAGATTCTAAATGGCCAGAAGATGAGAGAAATCTAAAGCTTTCGATGCTATATATCAGACAAACATATTGAGGTGTATGGTGCACATTTCATGGCTAGGTGAAGACACAAAGCACACCTGGTGCCTTAGCATCGTAGATGGATGGGCCACGCGGTCATCGACCTGGTGCACACGTTTGCTCAAGGGTGGTGCACAAACGGTAAAATATGATGCTTACTACCAAAAACATGCCTCGAACCCTGGTGCCAGTGCACCACCCTTGGTCAAcgtggctccgcccctggccgTCGCGCCCGTGGCCAGGTGCGAGAGGCGGCAGGACGCGTCGCGGGTGTCGACGACGATGGACCAGCCGCGCGACAAGGGGAACACGAGCTCGggccccgcgccggcggcgcggggaagCAGCAGGCGCGGCGCCGGGCCAACCGTGGCGCGCCACGCCCGGCACACGGAGCGGAACGCGGTGACCCCGGTGACGGCGTCGCGGGTCCGCTGCCCGATGAGCACCAGGAGATCCGTGGGGAGGTTCGACCAGTCGGGTTGTCCCTCGTCAGCCATTGCCGATCGTGTTTCTGAATACCAGATGGATTCAGGCCAAGTAAACAGCCTCTGGCCGTATAACCTGGTAGGCTGGTATCGTGGCCGTTTCAATCTCTCCCATGATCCTTTAATCTATAGTATGTCTTTAGCTCGTATTTCCTACATGGTCGATGTATCAGTGCATCATAATGTTGGCTACATGTGTTTCACCTCTTGACGGTGGTGTAGCTCTACCATTGAAATCTTTGTAGTTCAGATCATCATAGTGGAGCAGTATAGCTAGCTTTTGCGATGATTTTACTAGATTAAATGTCTGAAGGAAGCATGGTCAGGACTCAGGAGATAATCAGTCAGTGATGATAGTTGAGGTGGTGATTTCTAGTTTTGCTTCCTTGCAGAGATTTCTGAGTTTTTGTCATGACTTGGGTAGTGCTTAATTTGTTTTGGTCACAAGTAGTGCTTTATGTGTTCATATAATGTAAGTACCAATCCAACTGGATAAGTTTATGTTGTTTTTCTTTGCGTTTTCTTTTTCCAACCTATAGCCTccctaaggccttgtttagctgcaaaatttaaaattttaaaactaacTTGCGGCACATGCATGgggtattaaatctagacaaaagaaaaaaattattgtatagttttcttgtaaattacgagacgaatctagtgagcctaattaggccatgattagacaataaatGCTACAGtgaacatgtgctaatgatggattaattattcttaataaatttgtatcgtagtttatagacgagttctgtaattaattttgtgattagtctatatttaatactttagaTGTGCAaagattctatttcaaaaactttacacggtgcatctaaacaagacctaataaattttttttttctagccTCTGCCCAACCgtagttttatatttttctgctATATTAATAGAAATCCACACTGTTTGtgcggttcgtttaaaaaaaGATTCTGCATTGCCTAGATAAAGAAATGAGGATGGATGAGGAGATAAATCCTGAACCAAGTTTCTATATCGGTCCACGGATAATGTTGTATTGTGCCCGTAAATAATGTCCGAACAAGGCCTAAACCTTGCTAATCTAGTTATTGTGCCAGTAGATAGTCTACATACAGTACTTAAAGAAGCATATGTAGCTTCC
This sequence is a window from Panicum virgatum strain AP13 chromosome 7K, P.virgatum_v5, whole genome shotgun sequence. Protein-coding genes within it:
- the LOC120640220 gene encoding uncharacterized protein DDB_G0271670-like produces the protein MASSSSASSSTASHGSSEATPVLSDSHGAPLPTTRTQDGDTEFGVAPPATCSSASSSTIAHAAPVHSDADFPLLPARARGRGTSPPATTRALGKAPAATCSTSTTSHASCGRGGPRRLPVLSDADDFPTLPSILSSGKGTALGVATAASSSRAAASTPAYVTTAWGSKGVPIPNGATLLAQRSSRAAARGGGGLNSGQGRRRGGGGLNSGQAWRRSTTAAPGYEGFETATDPTSSTLPAARSSSSSSGTSRRSLSAWGTTLSTATGAPTAATTSTTSGPALSGTITDLAPAPTMASTSTGPSNVAAIGALNASTSSACYFPSQSIFAGHDTSLAPALAVESSSRSSAGPFNIMPYALFDERCWDCLTAQADVRLAPCDHICLCEACYLRRRTCATPFCYEWINWESTEAQLRSGSHRRSRSG